One window of the Salvia splendens isolate huo1 chromosome 1, SspV2, whole genome shotgun sequence genome contains the following:
- the LOC121799252 gene encoding ABC transporter G family member 20-like, producing MPRSFGYDSLSMSSDMPFLGPRQAMDLQEFSRKPKRSTSHTLGELLQSIGDSTTTSPTHPSPSVPLLLSFHNLTYSVSAGRSLLPACFTRRTSTNTEKKLLLNDISGEAREGEIMAVLGASGSGKSTLIDTLANRIARESLKGSITLNGEALESKLLKVISAYVMQDDLLFPMLTVEETLMFSAEFRLPRTMPRSRKRSRVQALIDQLGLRSAANTIIGDEGRRGVSGGERRRVSIGTDIIHDPILLFLDEPTSGLDSTSAFMVVKVLQRIAQSGSIVIMSIHQPSYRILKLLDRLIILSRGHTVFSGVPASLPLFFAEHGHPIPPHEDKTEFALDHIRELEATPGATEDLARLNKTWQMRNNPNRIRQTQKLSLKDAISASISMGKLVSGASNMDSNSVPKYANPFWKEMIVIAQRSFTNSRRAPELFGARFGAVIITGFILATIFWKLDNTPKGIQERLGFFSFAMSTTFYTCAEAIPVFLLQRYIFMRETAYNAYRRWSFVISHAIISIPSLIVLSVAFAATTYFAVGLAGGFLFYLTFVFASFWVGNSFVTFLSGIIFNLMMAYTVVVAILAYFVLFSGFFITRDRIPSYWLWFHYASLVKYPYQGVMQNEFEDPLKCFVRGTQVFDGSPLRAVPESVKLSLLKTMSKTLGMNITRTTCLTTGSDILKQTGVTDIDIWSCLWITIALGFFFRVLFYFALLIGSKNKRR from the coding sequence ATGCCTCGAAGCTTCGGATACGACAGCCTCTCGATGAGCAGCGACATGCCATTTCTTGGCCCGAGGCAGGCAATGGACCTCCAAGAATTCAGCCGCAAGCCCAAGCGTTCCACCTCCCACACCCTCGGCGAGCTTCTCCAGAGCATCGGCGACTCCACCACAACCTCCCCCACCCACCCCTCCCCCTCCGTCCCCTTGCTCCTCTCCTTCCACAACCTCACCTACAGCGTCAGCGCCGGTCGATCACTCCTCCCCGCCTGCTTCACCCGGCGCACTAGCACTAACACCGAGAAAAAGCTCCTGCTCAACGACATCTCGGGGGAGGCCAGGGAAGGCGAGATCATGGCCGTCCTTGGCGCCAGCGGCTCGGGAAAATCCACCCTGATCGACACGCTAGCCAACCGCATCGCCAGGGAGAGCCTGAAGGGGTCCATCACCCTCAACGGGGAAGCCCTTGAGTCGAAGCTTCTTAAAGTGATCTCCGCTTATGTGATGCAGGACGACCTCCTTTTCCCCATGCTGACCGTGGAGGAGACGCTCATGTTCTCTGCCGAGTTCCGCCTTCCCCGAACCATGCCGAGGTCCCGCAAGAGGTCCCGAGTCCAGGCCCTGATCGACCAGCTCGGCCTCCGCAGCGCCGCCAACACCATCATCGGCGACGAGGGCCGCCGCGGCGTCTCCGGCGGCGAGAGGCGGCGCGTATCCATCGGCACCGACATCATCCACGACCCCatcctcctcttcctcgacGAGCCCACCTCCGGCCTCGACTCCACCAGCGCCTTCATGGTGGTCAAGGTCCTCCAGAGGATCGCACAGAGCGGCAGCATCGTCATCATGTCCATCCACCAGCCCAGCTACCGAATCCTCAAGCTCCTCGACCGCCTCATCATCCTCTCCCGCGGCCACACCGTCTTCAGCGGCGTCCCGGCCTCCCTCCCGCTCTTCTTCGCCGAGCACGGCCACCCCATACCTCCCCACGAGGACAAAACCGAGTTCGCCCTCGACCACATCCGAGAGCTCGAGGCCACCCCAGGTGCCACCGAGGATCTCGCACGCTTAAACAAAACTTGGCAGATGAGAAATAACCCTAATCGCATCCGTCAAACGCAGAAACTCTCCCTCAAAGACGCAATCAGCGCCAGCATTTCAATGGGAAAACTCGTCTCCGGCGCCTCAAACATGGACTCCAATTCCGTCCCCAAATATGCCAATCCCTTCTGGAAAGAGATGATCGTGATCGCGCAGCGATCCTTCACCAACTCCAGAAGGGCTCCTGAGCTATTTGGAGCCCGGTTCGGAGCAGTGATCATCACCGGATTCATCCTGGCCACCATCTTCTGGAAGCTGGACAACACCCCCAAGGGCATCCAGGAGAGGCTAGGCTTCTTCTCCTTCGCAATGTCCACCACCTTCTACACCTGCGCCGAGGCCATACCGGTGTTCCTCCTCCAGAGATACATCTTCATGAGAGAGACAGCCTACAACGCCTACCGCCGCTGGTCGTTCGTCATCTCCCACGCCATCATCTCCATACCCTCATTAATAGTCCTCTCCGTGGCATTCGCCGCCACCACCTACTTTGCGGTGGGGCTGGCCGGTGGTTTCCTCTTCTACCTCACATTCGTGTTCGCATCCTTCTGGGTGGGGAACTCATTCGTGACGTTCCTCTCCGGGATCATATTCAACCTGATGATGGCTTACACAGTGGTGGTGGCGATTTTGGCTTATTTCGTTCTCTTCAGCGGCTTCTTCATCACGAGGGATCGGATCCCCTCGTACTGGTTATGGTTCCACTACGCTTCCCTGGTGAAGTACCCTTACCAGGGGGTGATGCAGAACGAGTTCGAGGATCCACTGAAATGCTTCGTGAGGGGGACTCAGGTGTTCGACGGGTCGCCGCTGAGGGCAGTGCCGGAGTCGGTGAAGCTGAGCCTGCTGAAAACGATGAGCAAGACGCTGGGAATGAACATCACGAGGACGACGTGCTTGACGACGGGGTCGGACATTCTGAAGCAGACGGGGGTCACTGATATAGACATATGGAGTTGCTTGTGGATTACCATTGCTTTGGGGTTTTTCTTTAgggttttgttttattttgcgcTCTTGATTGGGAGCAAGAACAAGAGAAGGTGA
- the LOC121748537 gene encoding serine/arginine-rich splicing factor RS2Z33-like isoform X2 yields the protein MPRYEDRYGSTTRLYVGHLSSRTRSRDLEHVFSRYGRVRDVDMKRDYAFVEFSDPRDADDARYNLDGRDVDGRRITVEFAKGVPRGPGGVREYVGRGPAPGSGRCFNCGIDGHWARDCKAGDWKNKCYRCGERGHIERNCQNSPKKLSGRGRSYSRSPVRSRSPRRGGRSRSRSFSRSRSYSRSRSPAARRGRDADYKERRSRSPIDESPDLKRAATPTKSRKLSPPPDRDVPREQSASPSKGRVETEQDGYNSDSPKETSRSPVSPAARRYEESPYEENGRNRSPSPREDRSPVEDDDPVRSPRGSASP from the exons ATGCCTCGCTATGAGGATAGGTATGGGAGCACTACTCGCCTCTATGTTGGTCACTTGTCCTCTCGGACCCGATCCCGGGATCTTGAGCATGTTTTTAGTAGATATGGCAG AGTACGCGATGTGGATATGAAGCGAGACTACGCCTTTGTT GAATTCAGTGATCCACGGGATGCTGATGATGCTAGATATAATTTGGACGGGCGTGATGTGGATGGACGCCGCATAACTGTGGAATTTGCTAAGGGT GTTCCACGTGGGCCTGGAGGGGTTCGGGAGTATGTGGGCCGAGGTCCTGCTCCAGGTTCTGGCCGATGTTTCAATTGTGGCATTGATGGTCATTGGGCTCGTGATTGCAAAGCTGGAGACTGGAAGAATAAGTGTTACCGCTGTGGAGAAAGAGGTCACATTGAGAGGAACTGCCAAAACAGTCCTAAGAAGCTCAG TGGACGTGGGCGCAGTTACTCGAGATCTCCTGTGAGGTCACGTTCTCCTCGCCGTGGTGGCCGCAGTAGGAGTAGAAGTTTCAGCAGAAGCCGCAGTTACAG CCGGTCAAGGTCCCCTGCTGCCAGGAGAGGACGTGATGCTGATTATAAAGAAAGGAGGTCAAGGAGCCCGATTGATGAAAGCCCAGATCTTAAGAGGGCTGCGACTCCTACTAAATCGAGGAAGCTCAGTCCACCACCTGACAGGGATGTGCCCAGAGAGCAAAGTGCTTCCCCTAGTAAAGGCAGGGTGGAGACTGAGCAAGATGGGTACAATAGTGATAGCCCAAAGGAGACTAGCCGTAGTCCCGTTAGTCCTGCAGCTAGGAGATATGAAGAGAGTCCTTATGAGGAAAATGGCCGCAATCGCAGCCCTAGTCCTAGAGAGGACAGAAGCCCTGTTGAGGATGATGATCCAGTACGCTCTCCCCGTGGTAGCGCCTCTCCATGA
- the LOC121748537 gene encoding serine/arginine-rich splicing factor RS2Z33-like isoform X3 — protein MKRDYAFVEFSDPRDADDARYNLDGRDVDGRRITVEFAKGVPRGPGGVREYVGRGPAPGSGRCFNCGIDGHWARDCKAGDWKNKCYRCGERGHIERNCQNSPKKLSSGRGRSYSRSPVRSRSPRRGGRSRSRSFSRSRSYSRSRSPAARRGRDADYKERRSRSPIDESPDLKRAATPTKSRKLSPPPDRDVPREQSASPSKGRVETEQDGYNSDSPKETSRSPVSPAARRYEESPYEENGRNRSPSPREDRSPVEDDDPVRSPRGSASP, from the exons ATGAAGCGAGACTACGCCTTTGTT GAATTCAGTGATCCACGGGATGCTGATGATGCTAGATATAATTTGGACGGGCGTGATGTGGATGGACGCCGCATAACTGTGGAATTTGCTAAGGGT GTTCCACGTGGGCCTGGAGGGGTTCGGGAGTATGTGGGCCGAGGTCCTGCTCCAGGTTCTGGCCGATGTTTCAATTGTGGCATTGATGGTCATTGGGCTCGTGATTGCAAAGCTGGAGACTGGAAGAATAAGTGTTACCGCTGTGGAGAAAGAGGTCACATTGAGAGGAACTGCCAAAACAGTCCTAAGAAGCTCAG TAGTGGACGTGGGCGCAGTTACTCGAGATCTCCTGTGAGGTCACGTTCTCCTCGCCGTGGTGGCCGCAGTAGGAGTAGAAGTTTCAGCAGAAGCCGCAGTTACAG CCGGTCAAGGTCCCCTGCTGCCAGGAGAGGACGTGATGCTGATTATAAAGAAAGGAGGTCAAGGAGCCCGATTGATGAAAGCCCAGATCTTAAGAGGGCTGCGACTCCTACTAAATCGAGGAAGCTCAGTCCACCACCTGACAGGGATGTGCCCAGAGAGCAAAGTGCTTCCCCTAGTAAAGGCAGGGTGGAGACTGAGCAAGATGGGTACAATAGTGATAGCCCAAAGGAGACTAGCCGTAGTCCCGTTAGTCCTGCAGCTAGGAGATATGAAGAGAGTCCTTATGAGGAAAATGGCCGCAATCGCAGCCCTAGTCCTAGAGAGGACAGAAGCCCTGTTGAGGATGATGATCCAGTACGCTCTCCCCGTGGTAGCGCCTCTCCATGA
- the LOC121748537 gene encoding serine/arginine-rich splicing factor RS2Z32-like isoform X1, with translation MPRYEDRYGSTTRLYVGHLSSRTRSRDLEHVFSRYGRVRDVDMKRDYAFVEFSDPRDADDARYNLDGRDVDGRRITVEFAKGVPRGPGGVREYVGRGPAPGSGRCFNCGIDGHWARDCKAGDWKNKCYRCGERGHIERNCQNSPKKLSSGRGRSYSRSPVRSRSPRRGGRSRSRSFSRSRSYSRSRSPAARRGRDADYKERRSRSPIDESPDLKRAATPTKSRKLSPPPDRDVPREQSASPSKGRVETEQDGYNSDSPKETSRSPVSPAARRYEESPYEENGRNRSPSPREDRSPVEDDDPVRSPRGSASP, from the exons ATGCCTCGCTATGAGGATAGGTATGGGAGCACTACTCGCCTCTATGTTGGTCACTTGTCCTCTCGGACCCGATCCCGGGATCTTGAGCATGTTTTTAGTAGATATGGCAG AGTACGCGATGTGGATATGAAGCGAGACTACGCCTTTGTT GAATTCAGTGATCCACGGGATGCTGATGATGCTAGATATAATTTGGACGGGCGTGATGTGGATGGACGCCGCATAACTGTGGAATTTGCTAAGGGT GTTCCACGTGGGCCTGGAGGGGTTCGGGAGTATGTGGGCCGAGGTCCTGCTCCAGGTTCTGGCCGATGTTTCAATTGTGGCATTGATGGTCATTGGGCTCGTGATTGCAAAGCTGGAGACTGGAAGAATAAGTGTTACCGCTGTGGAGAAAGAGGTCACATTGAGAGGAACTGCCAAAACAGTCCTAAGAAGCTCAG TAGTGGACGTGGGCGCAGTTACTCGAGATCTCCTGTGAGGTCACGTTCTCCTCGCCGTGGTGGCCGCAGTAGGAGTAGAAGTTTCAGCAGAAGCCGCAGTTACAG CCGGTCAAGGTCCCCTGCTGCCAGGAGAGGACGTGATGCTGATTATAAAGAAAGGAGGTCAAGGAGCCCGATTGATGAAAGCCCAGATCTTAAGAGGGCTGCGACTCCTACTAAATCGAGGAAGCTCAGTCCACCACCTGACAGGGATGTGCCCAGAGAGCAAAGTGCTTCCCCTAGTAAAGGCAGGGTGGAGACTGAGCAAGATGGGTACAATAGTGATAGCCCAAAGGAGACTAGCCGTAGTCCCGTTAGTCCTGCAGCTAGGAGATATGAAGAGAGTCCTTATGAGGAAAATGGCCGCAATCGCAGCCCTAGTCCTAGAGAGGACAGAAGCCCTGTTGAGGATGATGATCCAGTACGCTCTCCCCGTGGTAGCGCCTCTCCATGA